The following proteins come from a genomic window of Sorghum bicolor cultivar BTx623 chromosome 3, Sorghum_bicolor_NCBIv3, whole genome shotgun sequence:
- the LOC8077414 gene encoding uncharacterized protein LOC8077414, with protein sequence MAQTSMRMVALALVALLVVAAASVPAATAYGCYDDCYERCANGKDDPACTKMCNQACGTTEQGKPAAAAGGFPA encoded by the coding sequence ATGGCCCAGACTAGCATGAGGATGGTGGCGCTGGCCCTGGTGGCCCTcctggtggtggcggcggcgtcggtGCCCGCCGCCACCGCGTACGGCTGCTACGACGACTGCTACGAGCGCTGCGCCAACGGGAAGGACGACCCCGCCTGCACCAAGATGTGCAACCAGGCGTGCGGCACCACGGAACAGGGCAAGCCCGCTGCTGCCGCCGGCGGCTTCCCGGCTTGA
- the LOC8077415 gene encoding G-type lectin S-receptor-like serine/threonine-protein kinase LECRK2, which yields MAPIRLLLSLALATLLSVPVVPGAAAQAQQLATKITSGTSLQAAAGAAWPSPSGRFAFGFYGTDGGLAVGVWLATSPNITVTWTANRNDTPSTGGALWLTYDGRLVWTGPADGQDRTLAVPPRPAAAAAMRDDGSFVLYDANGTVVWSTFAAPAAPTDTMLPGQDLVPGAQLFSSVSLTDRATGRYRLTNQLNDGNLVLYPVQTENTADAAYWATGTFQIGFPLTLRLDATGVLYVTGNNGNYTKNLTRAGAPRSPGETQVLYRVTLDPDGVLRLYRHAVASGGAWTTGVQWIGPDDRCHVKGACGLNSYCVLGGDAQPDCRCPPGFSFIDAANAPLGCTETTSAGDCATAGSAATASMVPMQNMSWADTPYGVLGAGTSAADCQAACVADCLCAAVLLNSNDGTCTKQQLPLRYGRAGGGYTLFVKNAAGSPSFGGGGGRGVGRSATIALVCIGVLTFVSLAALVAAARLVLTNRRTTAEPDAALDEEAPLRSYSYQELEHATWSFREPLGRGAFGTVFRGTLPHNGGEKAIAVKRLEKMVEDGEVEFQREVRAIGRTSHRNLVRLLGFCHEGAHRLLVYEYMSNGSLAERLFKNSSGGPPAWGERMGIALDVARGLHYLHDELDSRVIHCDVKPQNILMDASGTAKIADFGLAKLLLPDQTRTFTGVRGTRGYLAPEWYRGTGPVTVKADVYSYGVVLLEIVTCRRSMELEEAGEERTLMECAHEWLVRGEVWRVVGGDEVVDAAEVERAVKVAVWCAQAEPQARPAMRSVILMLEGLLEVPFPPPPPASS from the coding sequence ATGGCTCCCATCCGCCTGCTGCTGTCCCTCGCGCTCGCCACGCTTCTTTCCGTGCCCGTCGTGCCAGGTGCCGCCGCGCAGGCGCAGCAGCTGGCCACCAAAATCACCTCGGGGACCTCGCTGCAGGCGGCCGCGGGCGCCGCCTGGCCGTCCCCGTCGGGCCGCTTCGCGTTCGGCTTCTACGGCACGGACGGGGGCCTCGCCGTGGGCGTCTGGCTCGCCACCTCCCCCAACATCACCGTCACGTGGACGGCCAACCGCAACGACACGCCGTCCACGGGCGGAGCGCTCTGGCTCACCTACGACGGCCGCCTGGTCTGGACGGGCCCCGCCGACGGGCAAGACAGGACCCTCGCGGTGCCaccccggccggccgccgccgccgccatgcgcGACGACGGCAGCTTCGTGCTCTACGACGCCAACGGCACCGTGGTCTGGTCCACCTTCGCCGCCCCCGCCGCGCCCACCGATACCATGCTCCCGGGCCAGGACCTCGTCCCCGGCGCGCAGCTCTTCTCCAGCGTCTCGCTCACCGACAGAGCCACGGGGAGGTACCGCCTCACCAACCAGCTCAACGACGGCAACCTCGTCCTGTACCCGGTCCAGACGGAGAACACCGCCGACGCCGCGTACTGGGCCACCGGCACGTTCCAGATCGGCTTCCCGCTCACCCTGCGCCTCGACGCCACCGGTGTGCTCTACGTCACCGGCAACAACGGCAACTACACCAAGAACCTGACGCGGGCCGGGGCGCCGCGGTCTCCCGGCGAGACACAGGTCTTGTACCGGGTGACGCTCGACCCCGACGGGGTCCTCCGCCTGTACCGCCACGCCGTCGCGTCGGGAGGCGCGTGGACGACCGGTGTCCAGTGGATCGGGCCGGACGACCGGTGCCACGTGAAGGGAGCGTGCGGGCTCAACAGCTACTGCGTCCTCGGCGGCGACGCGCAACCCGACTGCCGGTGCCCGCCGGGGTTCAGCTTCATCGACGCCGCCAACGCGCCGCTCGGGTGCACCGAGACCACAAGCGCTGGTGACTGCGCCACGGCTGGTTCTGCTGCTACTGCTAGCATGGTCCCGATGCAGAACATGTCGTGGGCGGACACACCGTACGGGGTGCTGGGCGCCGGCACGAGCGCCGCCGACTGCCAGGCTGCGTGCGTGGCCGACTGCCTCTGCGCCGCCGTTCTGCTCAACAGCAACGACGGCACCTGCACCAAGCAGCAGCTCCCGCTCCGATACGGCCGCGCGGGCGGCGGGTACACTCTGTTCGTCAAGAACGCCGCGGGAAGCCCATcgttcggcggcggcgggggccgcGGCGTCGGGCGCTCGGCCACCATCGCGCTGGTCTGCATCGGGGTCCTGACGTTCGTGTCGCTAGCCGCGCtcgtggcggcggcgcggctggTCCTGACGAACCGGAGGACGACCGCGGAGCCGGACGCGGCCCTGGACGAGGAGGCACCCCTGAGGTCGTACAGCTACCAGGAGCTAGAGCACGCGACGTGGAGCTTCCGCGAGCCGCTGGGCCGCGGCGCGTTCGGCACGGTGTTCCGGGGCACGCTGCCGCACAACGGCGGCGAGAAGGCGATCGCCGTGAAGCGGCTGGAGAAGATGGTGGAGGATGGGGAGGTGGAGTTCCAGCGGGAGGTGCGCGCCATCGGGCGGACGAGCCACCGGAACCTGGTCCGGCTGCTGGGGTTCTGCCACGAGGGCGCCCACCGGCTGCTGGTGTACGAGTACATGAGCAACGGGTCGCTGGCGGAGCGTCTGTTCAAGAACAGCAGCGGCGGACCGCCGGCGTGGGGCGAGCGGATGGGCATCGCGCTGGACGTCGCGCGCGGGCTGCACTACCTCCACGACGAGCTGGACAGCCGGGTGATCCACTGCGACGTGAAGCCGCAGAACATCCTGATGGACGCGTCGGGGACGGCGAAGATCGCCGACTTCGGGCTGGCCAAGCTGCTGCTCCCGGACCAGACGCGGACGTTCACGGGTGTCCGCGGCACGCGCGGGTACCTGGCCCCCGAGTGGTACCGCGGCACCGGGCCGGTGACGGTGAAGGCGGACGTGTACAGCTACGGCGTGGTGCTGCTGGAGATCGTCACGTGCCGCCGGAGCATGGAGCTGGAGGAGGCCGGCGAGGAGCGGACGCTCATGGAGTGCGCGCACGAGTGGCTGGTGCGCGGCGAGGTGTGGCGGGTGGTgggcggcgacgaggtcgtgGACGCCGCGGAGGTGGAGCGGGCGGTGAAGGTGGCGGTGTGGTGCGCGCAGGCGGAGCCACAGGCGAGGCCCGCCATGAGGAGCGTCATCCTGATGCTGGAAGGGCTCCTGGAGGTGCccttcccgccgccgccgccggcctccTCCTGA